A region of the Myxococcus stipitatus DSM 14675 genome:
TGAGCGGCGCGATTCTCCAGGGCGCGGACCTCCAGTCGGCCCACCTCACCGACACCCTGCTGGAGCGCGCCAGCTATGACGCGAGAACCCGCTGGCCCCGCCGCTTCGAGGTCTCGGCGACGGGCGCCATCGGTCCCGCGACGAAGCTGAAGGAGCGGGACCTCTCCGGCGCGAAGCTGCCCGGGTTGGACTTGAGCGGGTGCGACCTGTCGGGTGCCAACCTCCAGGGTGCCGTCCTCTCACGCGCCACCCTGCGAGGCGCGGACCTGCGAGGCGCCGTGCTGTCTGGGGTCCGAGCGGATGGCTGTGATTTCGTCAAGGCCCTGCTCGCGAATACCCAGATGGACCACGCCAACCTGCGCCGTTGCCTCTTCACAGGCGCGGACCTCTCACACGCGGACCTGCGCTTTTCTGATTTGCGCAAGGCCGATTTCACCGGCGCGGACTTGACGGGGACCAATACTGAGGGCGTGAGGAAGTAATCCCCCTCCCCTGGGTGCCTCGGGGCCTTGCGTCTTTACGTGTTTCACTCGCCGTGCTGTATTTTGGGGACAGGGGGCTCACCATCGTGTCCGCGTTCCCACGTTCGCCACGCACGCAGCAAGGCGCGCTCGTCGCGATAGAGCCCCTCGCGTCGACCCCAACGACAGTCCTCTTCCAATACAACCCCCATACCCTCACACGACAGCTCGAGGCGCGTGGCGCGGACGGAGGTCCCGCCGCCACCAGCTACACGGGCGCGCCTGTCGAGACCATCAACGTGGAGGTGGAGCTGGACGCGACGGATGCGCTCGAGGTCCAGGACCCGACCGCGCTCGCGCTCGGCATCCATCCGCAGCTCGCCGCGCTGGAGCGCCTGGTCTATCCGCCCTCGTCGCGAGTCATCGCCAACGTCGCGCTCGCCGCGCTCGGCAGCATCGAGGTCATCCCGCCCTCGGGGCCGCTCATCCTGTTCGTCTGGGGTGTGAAGCGCGTCCTGCCCGTCAGCATCAAGCAGTTCTCGGTGACGGAAGAAGCCCACGACCCGAACCTCAATCCCATCCGCGCGCGTGTCTCCCTGGGCCTGCGCGTGCTGAGCACCGATGACCTGGGTCCCTTGAACCGGGGCCACGACCTGTTCCTCGCGCACCAGGTCGCGAAGGAGGTCATGGCGCAGCTCGCCTCGGTCTCCACCTTGCCCATCCCGTTGAGCCGCTGAGGTCCGTCCATGATTGACTCGACCAGCCGATACGCAGCGCTGAGCCAGACGCCCCTGGTATGGACAGACCCGAGCGGCCGGGAGATTCGCTACGTCCCGCGCCGCTTCCTCGCCCCCGCGGACTCGTACGAGGTGCTCGCGGAGGCGGTGGTGCTGGGAGGAGACCGGCTCGACCTGGTCGCGGTGCGAGTGCTCGGCTCCGCGGAGGCGTGGTGGCGCGTGGCGGACGCCAACGAGACGCTCGACCCCGAGACGCTCACCTCCGAGCCCGGCGTGCGCCTGCGCGTGCCTGTCCCCCGCTAGAGCGCCCCATGCTCCCCTCGGTCATCCTCACGATGCTGGCCGGGCCCGCCGTCCCGCTGCCAGCGCCCGACCTGGCGGCGGTGCTCGACAGCGCCAGCGTCAGCCACAGCGACGAGGGGCGCTCGACGTTCCAGGTGGTGTTCCGCGCCCTGCGCGATGCGACGACGGGGCTCCTGGACCATCCGCTGCTGCTCAGCCAGCGGCTCAAGGTGGGCACGCGACTGGTGTTGATGGTGACGGTCAACGCCATTCCCCAGGTGCTGATGGACGGCATCATCACGCATCAGCAACTCAACCCCGGCGACAAGCCCGGCAGCGGCTCCATCACCGTCACGGGCGAGGACCTGGGCGTGCTGCTGGACCAGATTGAGCTGCGCATGCCCTTTCCGGGCAACGACACGGCGCTCGCCTACCTCCTGCTCGCGCCCTATGCGGCGGTGGGGCTGGTGCCCCTCGTCCTGCCGCCGCCCACGGACATCCCGCCCGACCCCACGCGCGAGATTCCCCATCCCCAGGGCACCGCGTGGGCCATCCTCTCCGAGAAGGCGCGGCAGCACAGCTGCTCGTTCTTCATCTTCCCGGGGCCGCTCCCCGGGCAGAGCACGGCCTACTTCGGGCCGCGCATCCCCGCGTTCATCCCGCAGCGCGCGCTCACCACGGGCATGGGCGCGGCCAACACCGTCACGAGCATCTCCTTCCAGCATGACGGCACCACGTCCACGCAGGTGGTGGGCCTGGTCCAGGACGACAGCCCCGCCGTCACGCTGCCGCCGCTGCCCGTCTACGGCGTCCCGGTGCTCACCCCGCCGCTGGCCACCCTGCCGTCGCTCTACGTCAACCAGCCCATCGTGAAGCTGAAGTACCTGGAGCCCACCACGCGCTCCAACTACGTGCGAGCGCTGCTCCAGGCGTCGTCGGAGACGACCAGCTCCACGGTGAAGGCGGTGACGGCCTCGGGCGAGCTGGATACGGCGCGCTACGGGATGGTGCTGTACGCGCGCCAGCTCGTGGGTGTTCGGGGCGCGGGCTACAGCTTCGACGGGCTGTACTACGTGAAGAGCGTCTCGCACACCATCAAGCGCGGTGAATACAAACAGAGCTTCCAGTTGTCGCGTGAGGGGCTCGGCTCCACGGTTCCGGCGGTCATCCCATGACGGCGTACTACGGAAAGTATCGCGGCACGGTCATCAACAACTTCGACCCGCTCCAGATTGGCCGGGTGCAGATCAGCTGTCCCGCCGTGCTGGGGGAGAGCGTGCTCGCCTGGGCCATGCCGTGTGTCCCGTATGCCGGCGACGGAGAGGGCCTGTTCCTCATCCCGCCTATCGGCGCGAACCTCTGGGTGGAGTTCGAGGCGGGAGACCGCGACAAGCCCATCTGGGTGGGGGGCTTCTGGAACGTGGGCCGCACGCCCGCGCTGCCCGCGCTGCCCACCACCAAGGTGCTGAAAACGGGCGGCGCCACGCTCAAGCTGGATGACCTGCCGGGCGCGGGCGGCGTCACGTTGGAGGTAGGCCCTCCGGTGGTGGCGATTCCCGTGAAGATTGCCCTGAGCGCGCAGGGCATCGAAATCTCCTGCGGCGGCGCGAGCGTGAAGCTCGACCCCGTGCGCGTGAGCCTCAACAACGGTGCCCTGGAGGTGGTGTGATGGGTTCTCCCGTCCTGCATCAGGGAGCGATGGTGCAGTGTCCGCACGGCGTCCCCGCGCAGCCCATTCCGTCGCAGGTGCGGGTGATGACGAACAACCAGCCGCTGCTCACGCAGAGCGACGTCTTCACCATCGCGGGTTGTCCCTTCCAGCTCCCCGGGCCCACGCCGTCGCCGTGCGTCCAGGTCCGCTGGGTGACCGCCTCGCTGCGCGTGCGCGCCTCCGGGGTGCCGGTGCTGCTCCAGACGAGCTCCTCGCTGTGCCTCGCGGGCACGCAGGCGCCACAGGGCCCCGCACTGGTCGCGGGCGTCTCGCCCAGGGTCAGCGCGCTATGAAGACGCTCTCCTTCCCCTACCGCATCGACCAGACCGGCCGCACGGCGATGGCGGGGCCCGATGACGAGCTGCGGGAGCTCATCGAGCAGTTGCTGTTCGTCGCGCCTGGCGAGCGGGTCATGCGCCCGACGTTCGGCAGCGGCGCGGCGCAGCTGGTCTTCGCACCGGCCAGTGAGCAGATGGCGGCGACCGCGCAGCACCTCGTCCAGGGCGCGCTGCAAGCGTGGCTGGGCGACAGAATCCTCGTGGAGGGCATCGACGTGCAGGCGGAGGAGTCGGTGCTCACCGTGACGCTTCGCTACCGGACGCGCATCACCGCCGAGACACGCAGCGTGGTCGTCAGAGGGCAGGTGTAGCCGTGACGAGCTCCGTCGAAGGACGCAGACGTGCCCTCGCGGCCCGCTTTCCGCTGACAGGGAACGGGCTGGAGCTGGCGGTGCTCCCCGGCACCGACCCCGCGCTCAACGCCGCGTTCCTGCCGGTCAACACCGGCCTGCCCGCGCGCATCGCCGGGCGCATCCTCCTGCTGCGCTTCGTCACCACCCAGGGTGTCGCGGCGCTCACGCAGGCCCAGGTGCTGATTGCCGGCGCGACGGTGCGCTGGCTCGTCCCGCTCACGGCGCTGGCCACGCTGCCTGCCACCGACCCCGCGCTCCAGCCGGATGAGCTCACCTGGTTCAACGCGCTGGCCGCGGCGCTCGACCAGCAGTCGGCGGGCCTGGGCGAGTTCCTCCTCGTGCACACCGAGGTGGCGCTGCCCGCGAAGGTCGCCCTCAAGCTGCGCGCCAACCAGGTGAGCAGCGCGCCTCCGCCGGGCTTCGAGCCGCGCCTGTCCTCGCTGGAGTTCGACCAGACGGGAGACCTCACCTCGGGGGTGCGGACCCGGTGGCTCAACGGCATCGACCACGTCATCGTGGCCGACCTGAACCCGCTCATCTCCGAGCGGCTGCGCCAGCGCGTGGTGTTCGTGCGCTTCGCCAATGCGTTCGGCGTCAACGAACTGGGCGCCACGCACTTCTCCATCACCGGTGGAGAGCGGGTGCCGAACGTGGCCCTGCGCTGGGCCCAGCCGCTCTCGCGCATCGCGAGCGTCGTGGACGTGGAGCTCACGGGCCCGGAGCGGACGGCGCTCTCCAACTTCGCCGCCATCCACCCGACCGACCTGAACCAGTGGGTCGTCCTGTGTACCCAGGAGCGCGGCGACTTCTCGCTCTACACCCTGCGCGTCTCGAGCGCCCCGACCTTCGACCCGCTGCTGTCGGCGGTGACACTGAACCTCAAGGTCGACTGTCCCACCCAGCTCGACTGCGCGCCTCCGCCGGGGTGCAGCGAGGCGCCCGTCCCGCCGCCCGTCCTCGACTACCTGACGCGCGACTTCGCGGGGTTCCGCCGCCTGCTCTTCGACCGCATCGCCGCGCTCGGGGCGGGCAGCGCGGACGAGAGCCCCGCCGGGCTGGCCTCCACCCTGGTGGAGCTCGTCGCCGCGCGCGCGGACCAGCTCGCCTATGCGCAGGACTCGGTGGCGACCGAGGCGTATCTGCACACCGCCCGACTGCGCTCGTCCGTGCGTCGCCACGCGCGGCTGCTCGACTACCGCATGCACGAGGGCGTCAACTCCCGCGCCTTCGTGCACCTGCGCGCCAGCGAGGGCGCCAGCGTCAACAACCCCGTGCAGGTGGGGGACCTGTTCCTCACGCGCATCGGCTCGGCCGCGTCCGCCATGCTCGCGCCCACCGTGCTGGGCGAGCCCCTGCCCCCGGAGACGCAGGTCTTCGCCGCGCTCCTGTCGCTCGCGAGGCTGCGCTCGGTGCACAACGACATCGAGGTCTACACGTGGGGCGAGGAGGAGCTGTGCCTCCCGCGCGGCACCACGCGCTGCACGCTGCTCGACCCGGACCACGCGCTCGAGTTCTTCCAGGGGGACCTGGTGCTGCTCGAGGCCGTCGCCAGCGAGTCGAGCACCGTCGCGGAGGACACGGACCCCACGCTGCGCCACATCGTCCGCCTGTCGTCGCCGCCCCGGCAGGCCCACGACGCGCTGCTCGCGCGCGACGTGCTGGAGCTGGAGTGGCATCCCGAGGACGCCCTCCCCTTCGACCTGCCCGTCCGCGTGGCGGGGCGAGTGCTCGCCAAGGCGCGAGGCAACATGCTGCTCGTCGACCACGGCGAGCCCGCGCCCGTGGAGACCCTTCAAGCGGTGCCCTTCGGGAGCCGAGGCCGCCTGCACGCGCGCCTGCGAGGCATGGGCCTGACGCACGCCACCGCCGCGCCCACCTGGGATGACCCCACCGCGCACGACTGGCTGAGCACGACGTGGTCCGCCACGGGTGTCGTCCAACAAGCCCCCGAGTCCGCCCTGCCGTCGGTGTCCCTGCTCGCCGCGGATGGGACCGAGTGGGCACCCCAGCGCGACCTGCTCGCGTCGGACCGCTCCGCTTCGGAGTTCTGGGTGGAGACGGAGTCCAGCGGCCAGGCCTGGATTCGCTTCGGGGATGGCACCACCGGACAGAAGCCCTCCGACGACGAGACCTTCACCGCCAGCTACCGCTTGGGCAACGGCACCCTGGGCAACGTCGGCGCGGGCGCCATCGCGCACCTGCTGACGACGCGGTTCGCCCCCAGCGCGCTCGCCGGCGTGCGCAACCCGCTGCCCGCGGTGGGCGGGGTCGACCCCGAGCCGATGGAGAACGTGCGCCGCTCCGCGCCCCAGGCGTTCCGCACGCAGGAGCGCGCGGTGACGCTGACCGACTGGGCCGAGGTCGCCAGCCGCCACCGCGAGGTGCAGCGCGCCGTGGCCCGGCTCATCTGGACCGGCTCCTGGCACACCGTGCGAGTCCACGTCGACCGCGTGGAGGGACGCCCGGTGGACGCACCCTTCATCGCCGAGATGACGCGCTTCCTGGAGCGCTTCCGGCTGGCCGGTTACGACCTGGAGATCACCGGCCCCACGCACGTGTCGCTCGACATCGTGCTGTCGATTTGCGTCGCGCACGATGCCTGGCCCGAGGCGGTCTCCGCGTCCCTGCGCGAGGTGTTCGGCCGAGGCCTCCTCGCCGACGGCACCCGGGCCTTCTTCCACCCGGACAACTTCACGTTCGGCAACAGCGTGTACCTGAGCCAGATTGTCGCGCGGGCGATGTCCGTGAAGGGCGTGCGCTGGGTCGACGCCCGCGCCGAGGTGCCGGGCCACCGCTTCCGCCGCTTCTCCAGCACCGCGTCGGATGAGCTGGCCTCCGGCATCCTGAAGATGGGGCCGCTGGAGATTCCCCGCTGTGACTCCGACCCGAACGCCCCCGAGCGAGGGCGCATCCAGTTCAACGTGGAGGGCGGCGCATGAAACACGAGGGCTGCTGCGAGCCGACCCCCGACGCCCGCGAGAACCCACCCGGGCTCTCCGCGCTGCGCTACCGCACGGGCACGTGGGCCACCTTCCGCGCGGCGATGGTGACGCAACTCCCGCTGGAGAGCGTGCAACCCGAGAACGGCCCCGCGAAGCGACCGCTGGCCGCGCTCACCGCCAGGGACCCGTCCGACCCGACCATCGCGCTGCTCGACGCGACGGCGTGTGTGCTCGACGTCCTGACCTTCTACCAGGAGCGACAACTCAACGAGGTGTTCCTCGCCACCGCGCGCGAGCGGATATCGCTGGTGCAGATTGCCCGCGCCCTGGGCTACGAGCCGGGCCCGGGTCTGGCGGCCTCCGGCTACCTCGCGTTCAACGTGTCGCCCCAGGCCACCGAGCCGCTGCTCGTGCCCGTCGGCACCGCCGTGATGGCGATGCCCGAGGGCAACACGCCTCCGCCCGTGTTCGAGACGGACGAAGGGTTCGAGGCCCGGCTCGAGTACAACAAGCTGCCCGTCAGCCGGCGCCTTCCGCGCGCGGACCTCAAGAAGGGCGACCACCACCTCTGGGTCCACGGGCTCACGACGCGCGCGCAGCGCGGCGATGGCGTGCTCATCTACGGCACGGACCGGCTCGGCACGCCGGGCAGCGAGCGCTGGGAGTTCCGGCGCATCGCCGCGTTCGAGACGGACACGGCGCACGACGAGACGAAGCTCACGTTCGAGCGAGGGCTGGGCGACAGCTACACGGCCCCGCCGGAGCGCGCGCTGGAGGTGCTCCTCTTCCGCAACCGCGCCTCGCTGTTCGGCCACAACGCGCCCGACTGGAAGCTGCAGTCGGACCAGACGCAGCTCACCGCGTGGTGGAGCGCGGGCGGCAGCATGAATGGTGTTCCCGATGCGGGCGTGGACGGACGCACGCGACTGCTCAGCGCCACGAAGCCCGTGGTGCAGTGGCCGAAGTTCGAGCTGGCGGATGACCCCGCCGTGGGCACGTCCTCGGTGGACCTGGACCGCGACTACAACGGCATCCTGAAGAACAGCTGGGTGACCCTCACGGACGGCTACAACGTGGAGGCCTACAAGGTCCTGCAGGC
Encoded here:
- a CDS encoding phage baseplate assembly protein V, encoding MTAYYGKYRGTVINNFDPLQIGRVQISCPAVLGESVLAWAMPCVPYAGDGEGLFLIPPIGANLWVEFEAGDRDKPIWVGGFWNVGRTPALPALPTTKVLKTGGATLKLDDLPGAGGVTLEVGPPVVAIPVKIALSAQGIEISCGGASVKLDPVRVSLNNGALEVV
- a CDS encoding PAAR-like protein codes for the protein MGSPVLHQGAMVQCPHGVPAQPIPSQVRVMTNNQPLLTQSDVFTIAGCPFQLPGPTPSPCVQVRWVTASLRVRASGVPVLLQTSSSLCLAGTQAPQGPALVAGVSPRVSAL
- a CDS encoding GPW/gp25 family protein — protein: MKTLSFPYRIDQTGRTAMAGPDDELRELIEQLLFVAPGERVMRPTFGSGAAQLVFAPASEQMAATAQHLVQGALQAWLGDRILVEGIDVQAEESVLTVTLRYRTRITAETRSVVVRGQV
- a CDS encoding putative baseplate assembly protein, which produces MTSSVEGRRRALAARFPLTGNGLELAVLPGTDPALNAAFLPVNTGLPARIAGRILLLRFVTTQGVAALTQAQVLIAGATVRWLVPLTALATLPATDPALQPDELTWFNALAAALDQQSAGLGEFLLVHTEVALPAKVALKLRANQVSSAPPPGFEPRLSSLEFDQTGDLTSGVRTRWLNGIDHVIVADLNPLISERLRQRVVFVRFANAFGVNELGATHFSITGGERVPNVALRWAQPLSRIASVVDVELTGPERTALSNFAAIHPTDLNQWVVLCTQERGDFSLYTLRVSSAPTFDPLLSAVTLNLKVDCPTQLDCAPPPGCSEAPVPPPVLDYLTRDFAGFRRLLFDRIAALGAGSADESPAGLASTLVELVAARADQLAYAQDSVATEAYLHTARLRSSVRRHARLLDYRMHEGVNSRAFVHLRASEGASVNNPVQVGDLFLTRIGSAASAMLAPTVLGEPLPPETQVFAALLSLARLRSVHNDIEVYTWGEEELCLPRGTTRCTLLDPDHALEFFQGDLVLLEAVASESSTVAEDTDPTLRHIVRLSSPPRQAHDALLARDVLELEWHPEDALPFDLPVRVAGRVLAKARGNMLLVDHGEPAPVETLQAVPFGSRGRLHARLRGMGLTHATAAPTWDDPTAHDWLSTTWSATGVVQQAPESALPSVSLLAADGTEWAPQRDLLASDRSASEFWVETESSGQAWIRFGDGTTGQKPSDDETFTASYRLGNGTLGNVGAGAIAHLLTTRFAPSALAGVRNPLPAVGGVDPEPMENVRRSAPQAFRTQERAVTLTDWAEVASRHREVQRAVARLIWTGSWHTVRVHVDRVEGRPVDAPFIAEMTRFLERFRLAGYDLEITGPTHVSLDIVLSICVAHDAWPEAVSASLREVFGRGLLADGTRAFFHPDNFTFGNSVYLSQIVARAMSVKGVRWVDARAEVPGHRFRRFSSTASDELASGILKMGPLEIPRCDSDPNAPERGRIQFNVEGGA